The genomic segment ATTCTCCGGTCAGCCTTTACAAAGAAAAAATCGTCTGCTACCTGTTCGATATTGTTATTGGCATAATCCGCCTTGAACAGTTTGGAATACGTATGCGCTTTTTCAACAGCCTTTTGAAAACGTTCTAATTTCACGGGCTTTATAAGATAGTCAATCGCATCAACTTCGTAGCTGTCCGTAGCAAATTCAGAATAGGCGGTTGTAAAAATCACAAAAGTCTCTTTTGGAATCGTTCGTGCAAATTCAATCCCGTTAACGCCGGGCATCTGTATATCAAGAAAAATTAATTCAACAGTATTGTTTTCCAAAAAACCTGTAACGGTCTCAGGACTGCCGAACGAGCCAATCAGATCTAATCCATCTGTTTGATCGATCAACATCTCTATGGCTTCTCTTGCCAACGGCTCATCATCGATAATAATACAGTTCATAACGCTACACCTTTATTATAGAACGAAATAATCGTCTGCGATATTTGAATTTCCTTTTCCCGCCATCCCGGAATAAATT from the Niabella agricola genome contains:
- a CDS encoding LytR/AlgR family response regulator transcription factor; translation: MNCIIIDDEPLAREAIEMLIDQTDGLDLIGSFGSPETVTGFLENNTVELIFLDIQMPGVNGIEFARTIPKETFVIFTTAYSEFATDSYEVDAIDYLIKPVKLERFQKAVEKAHTYSKLFKADYANNNIEQVADDFFFVKADRRIFKVYFNNILFIQGLKDYVVMHSENQRIITAMNIKTIHDQLPKDMFVRVSKSYIINVKHIGSVDNNTVYIGSNEIPIGNIYRDFFFSEFITKKMVSR